From a region of the Thermomonas sp. HDW16 genome:
- a CDS encoding M2 family metallopeptidase, which yields MKLRPALLALAIVGSLGLAACKRDAAAPAATGVAPSPAGETADQFIARVNDEFRKSYAELTSAQWLSNTYINSDSEMLAAKANERWLTQLNGWIEQSKRFEGKQMSPETARAIKLLKLMTAMPAPKDPKKLEELTQIATRMEGMYGSGNYCKGEGDAKSCRDIGQLSEVLATSRDYDAQLDAWQGWHTISQPMRKDYIRFAELVNEGAKEMGFADAGEMWRSGYDMSPAELAAETDRLWDQVKPLYEQLHCYARGKLDAKYGKDKGEVAGGMLPAHLMGNLWQQDWGNLWDMMQPYPGAGSLDVNTALRAISQADLTSERAKPGTPGASAAQREVDAERAAALVTAKKMTERAQDFYTSLDMPKLPQSYWEKTQFIKPRDRDVVCHASAWDMNMAGDVRTKMCIVPNEEELTTIYHELGHIYYDLAYNKQPPLFQGGAHDGFHEAIGDTIVLAMTPKYLASVGLVGEQQQSNEALINAQMRMALAKVAFLPFGLMIDRWRWGVFDGSIKPDGYNKAWWELKAKYQGVAPVTPRGETYFDPGAKYHVPGNTPYTRYFLSHVLQFQFYKALCDASGYKGPLYECSFYGNKEAGKKYWAMLSKGASQPWQQTMKELTGGEKMDASAVLEYFAPLQTWLKEQNAGSSCGWNAAGTAAGATPATPQKAG from the coding sequence GTGAAACTACGCCCTGCCCTGCTTGCCCTTGCCATTGTCGGCAGCCTTGGCCTTGCCGCCTGCAAGCGCGATGCCGCAGCACCCGCCGCCACTGGCGTCGCCCCGTCGCCGGCAGGCGAAACCGCGGATCAGTTCATCGCCCGCGTCAACGACGAATTCCGCAAGAGCTACGCAGAACTGACTTCGGCGCAATGGCTGTCCAACACCTACATCAACAGCGATAGTGAAATGCTGGCGGCGAAGGCCAACGAACGCTGGCTGACCCAGCTCAATGGCTGGATCGAACAGTCCAAGCGCTTCGAAGGCAAGCAGATGTCGCCGGAGACCGCGCGTGCGATCAAGCTGCTCAAGCTGATGACCGCGATGCCGGCGCCGAAGGATCCGAAGAAGCTGGAAGAGCTGACCCAGATCGCCACCCGCATGGAAGGCATGTATGGCTCCGGCAACTACTGCAAGGGTGAAGGCGATGCCAAGTCCTGCCGCGACATCGGCCAACTCAGCGAAGTGCTGGCCACCAGCCGCGACTACGACGCCCAGCTGGATGCATGGCAAGGTTGGCACACCATCAGCCAACCGATGCGCAAGGACTACATCCGCTTCGCAGAACTGGTGAACGAGGGCGCGAAGGAAATGGGCTTCGCCGATGCCGGCGAGATGTGGCGTTCCGGCTACGACATGAGCCCGGCCGAGCTGGCCGCCGAAACCGATCGCCTGTGGGACCAGGTCAAGCCGCTGTACGAACAACTGCACTGCTACGCGCGCGGTAAGCTCGACGCGAAGTACGGCAAGGACAAGGGTGAAGTGGCCGGCGGCATGCTGCCGGCGCACCTGATGGGCAACCTGTGGCAGCAGGACTGGGGCAACCTCTGGGACATGATGCAGCCCTACCCGGGCGCCGGCAGCCTGGACGTGAACACTGCACTGCGCGCGATTTCCCAGGCCGACCTCACCAGCGAACGCGCGAAGCCCGGTACGCCGGGTGCATCCGCGGCACAACGCGAGGTGGATGCCGAACGCGCCGCCGCACTCGTCACCGCCAAGAAGATGACCGAGCGTGCGCAGGACTTCTACACCTCGCTCGACATGCCCAAGCTGCCGCAGAGCTATTGGGAGAAGACCCAGTTCATCAAGCCGCGCGACCGCGACGTGGTCTGCCACGCCAGCGCCTGGGACATGAACATGGCCGGCGACGTGCGTACCAAGATGTGCATCGTGCCCAACGAGGAAGAGCTGACCACGATCTACCACGAGCTCGGCCACATCTATTACGACCTGGCCTACAACAAGCAGCCGCCGCTGTTCCAGGGCGGCGCGCATGACGGTTTCCACGAAGCCATTGGCGACACCATCGTGCTGGCGATGACGCCGAAGTACCTGGCCTCGGTCGGCCTGGTCGGCGAACAGCAGCAGAGCAACGAGGCACTGATCAATGCGCAGATGCGCATGGCGCTGGCCAAGGTCGCGTTCCTGCCGTTCGGCCTGATGATCGACCGCTGGCGCTGGGGCGTGTTCGACGGTTCGATCAAGCCGGACGGCTACAACAAGGCGTGGTGGGAATTGAAGGCGAAGTACCAGGGCGTCGCGCCCGTCACTCCACGCGGTGAGACCTACTTCGATCCGGGCGCGAAATACCATGTGCCAGGCAACACACCGTACACCCGCTACTTCCTCTCGCACGTGCTGCAGTTCCAATTCTACAAGGCCTTGTGCGACGCCTCCGGCTACAAGGGCCCGCTGTACGAATGCAGTTTCTACGGCAACAAGGAAGCCGGCAAGAAGTACTGGGCGATGCTGTCCAAGGGCGCCAGCCAGCCATGGCAGCAGACCATGAAGGAACTCACCGGCGGCGAGAAGATGGACGCCTCCGCCGTGCTCGAATACTTCGCGCCGCTGCAGACCTGGCTGAAGGAACAGAACGCGGGCAGCAGCTGCGGCTGGAATGCAGCCGGAACTGCCGCTGGGGCAACGCCCGCTACCCCGCAGAAAGCCGGCTGA
- a CDS encoding aromatic ring-hydroxylating dioxygenase subunit alpha, producing the protein MNDDLSPQPAKTATALPARYYVDPSMAVVDREFILDRNWQLLAHVSQLREAGDHIVADLGGLPVIGVRGTDGEIRVFHNVCRHRAGPIAQRDGLAAKSLRCRYHGWNYGLDGVLKSAPEMKDAQDFDVAEIRLPQLAVKVWQGMLFAAVDAEHAPDFDAFVAGIDARLGPDRRLDRYGGHHRASYDIACNWKVYVDNYLEGYHVPHVHPGLNRLLDYRSYRTELSPWHSLQWSPLESDASLYGNGDALYYWLWPNAMLNILPGRLQTNRVIPLGVGRCRVLFDSYYALDDAGEPDPAKRDADLNFSDEVQHEDLGICEDVQRGFASGSYVPGRLNPLRETGVHHFHELLRAAYCQAATSTP; encoded by the coding sequence ATGAATGACGATCTCTCTCCACAGCCTGCCAAGACTGCTACCGCCTTGCCGGCACGCTATTACGTCGATCCGTCGATGGCGGTGGTCGACCGCGAATTCATCCTCGACCGCAACTGGCAGTTGCTCGCACATGTGAGCCAGTTGCGCGAGGCCGGCGACCACATCGTCGCCGACCTCGGCGGCCTGCCGGTGATCGGCGTGCGCGGCACAGACGGCGAGATTCGCGTCTTCCACAACGTCTGCCGGCATCGCGCCGGACCAATCGCGCAGCGCGATGGCCTGGCCGCGAAATCACTGCGTTGCCGCTACCACGGCTGGAATTACGGACTAGATGGCGTGCTCAAGTCAGCGCCGGAAATGAAGGACGCGCAAGACTTCGATGTCGCCGAGATCCGCCTGCCGCAACTCGCGGTGAAGGTCTGGCAGGGCATGCTGTTCGCCGCGGTCGATGCGGAGCATGCGCCCGATTTCGATGCCTTCGTCGCCGGCATTGATGCACGGCTCGGCCCGGATCGTAGGCTGGACCGTTACGGTGGCCACCATCGCGCCAGCTACGACATCGCCTGCAACTGGAAGGTCTATGTCGACAATTACCTCGAGGGCTACCACGTCCCGCATGTGCATCCCGGCTTGAACCGGTTGCTGGACTACCGCAGCTATCGCACCGAGCTGTCGCCGTGGCATTCGCTGCAATGGAGTCCGCTGGAAAGCGACGCCTCTCTCTACGGCAATGGCGACGCGCTGTACTACTGGCTGTGGCCGAACGCGATGCTCAACATCCTTCCCGGCCGGCTGCAGACCAACCGGGTGATCCCGCTGGGCGTGGGCCGCTGCCGGGTGCTGTTCGACAGCTACTACGCGCTGGACGATGCCGGCGAACCCGACCCCGCCAAGCGCGACGCCGACCTCAATTTCAGCGACGAAGTGCAACACGAAGACCTCGGCATCTGCGAGGACGTGCAGCGTGGTTTCGCTTCGGGCAGCTATGTCCCTGGCCGCCTGAACCCGCTGCGCGAAACCGGCGTGCACCACTTCCATGAATTGCTGCGCGCGGCGTATTGCCAGGCCGCGACATCGACTCCCTGA
- a CDS encoding amino acid permease has protein sequence MTDPGTEPQVAAKPLGLWMATALVVGSMIGSGVFLLPAALAPYGAASLVGWAIALCGALLLAATFAKLAVHWPCTGGPYAYVRRSFGDAAGFGIAWSYWISIWSGMAAIAVAFAGSIGAIFPALTATPVRAATCALVALWICTFVNLAGLREAGRLQVLLTALKLVPLLLFGIVALWFVDAGNYIPFNPSGESLPKVAHVTVILSMWALCGLEVATVPAGSIRDPKRTIPRATLLGTLLAGIATILACTAVIGLVPGDVLKDSGAPMAEAAGRVWGPGAALGIAALAAVSTFGAINGWVMVCAQVSLAAAGDGLFPRAFARLDRNGTPAFGILVGSVLATVLVIASYSRSLVELFTFILLISTSAILLPYAASSAAWLRSGGSNGGRAVAFLALLYSLFALSGAGAEALAWGAVLLLAGAPIYLWMKRRPTVVAGR, from the coding sequence ATGACCGATCCAGGCACTGAACCCCAGGTTGCGGCGAAGCCCCTCGGTTTGTGGATGGCGACCGCGCTGGTCGTCGGCAGCATGATCGGCAGCGGCGTGTTCCTGCTACCGGCCGCACTGGCACCGTACGGCGCCGCCAGCCTGGTGGGTTGGGCCATCGCCCTGTGCGGCGCGTTGCTGCTCGCGGCCACCTTCGCCAAGCTCGCGGTGCATTGGCCGTGCACGGGCGGGCCCTATGCCTATGTGCGCCGTTCGTTCGGGGATGCCGCCGGGTTCGGCATCGCCTGGAGTTACTGGATCTCGATCTGGTCCGGCATGGCCGCGATCGCCGTGGCCTTCGCCGGCAGCATCGGGGCGATCTTCCCGGCGCTCACCGCAACGCCAGTGCGCGCGGCGACCTGCGCCCTCGTTGCGCTGTGGATCTGCACCTTCGTCAATCTGGCAGGGCTGCGCGAGGCCGGACGGCTGCAGGTCCTGCTCACTGCGCTGAAACTGGTGCCACTGCTGTTGTTCGGCATCGTCGCGTTGTGGTTTGTCGATGCCGGCAACTACATCCCGTTCAACCCGAGTGGCGAATCCCTGCCGAAAGTCGCGCATGTCACCGTGATCCTGAGCATGTGGGCGCTGTGCGGACTGGAAGTCGCCACCGTGCCGGCAGGTTCGATCCGCGATCCAAAGCGCACCATCCCGCGAGCCACGCTGCTGGGCACCTTGCTGGCCGGCATCGCCACCATCCTCGCCTGCACCGCGGTGATCGGCCTGGTGCCGGGCGATGTACTCAAGGACTCCGGCGCGCCGATGGCCGAAGCGGCCGGGCGCGTGTGGGGACCGGGCGCGGCGCTCGGCATCGCGGCACTGGCAGCCGTCTCCACCTTTGGCGCGATCAACGGCTGGGTGATGGTCTGCGCGCAGGTCTCGCTGGCGGCCGCCGGTGATGGCCTGTTCCCGCGTGCATTCGCGCGCTTGGATCGCAACGGCACGCCGGCGTTCGGCATCCTGGTCGGCAGCGTGCTGGCAACGGTGCTGGTGATCGCTAGCTACAGCCGTTCGCTGGTGGAGCTGTTCACCTTCATCCTGCTGATCTCGACCTCGGCCATCCTGCTGCCCTATGCCGCCAGCAGCGCGGCCTGGCTGCGTAGTGGCGGCAGCAACGGCGGCCGTGCCGTCGCGTTCCTGGCCCTGCTGTACAGCCTGTTTGCCTTGTCAGGTGCCGGTGCGGAGGCGCTGGCCTGGGGCGCGGTGCTGTTGCTGGCCGGCGCGCCGATCTACCTGTGGATGAAGCGCCGCCCGACCGTGGTCGCCGGGCGGTAA
- a CDS encoding response regulator transcription factor encodes MRTGLVLEDQPPLARWLQETLEACFPGIRVTHAATLAAGLRHVENEAPDIALVDLGLPDGSGIDLIHAIHRRHPDCQIVVTTIFADDHHLFPALRAGADGYLLKDQPHEKTAQALRGIAAGEPPLSASIARRLLRVFDTEAASPEASDITLTPRERETLALIAKGYKIAEVAAQLGVSYHTAHEFIKSIYRKLKVNSRAEAALEATRLGLVNPHA; translated from the coding sequence ATGCGAACGGGTCTGGTGCTCGAAGATCAGCCACCGCTTGCGCGCTGGCTGCAGGAAACCCTGGAGGCGTGTTTCCCGGGCATCCGCGTGACCCATGCCGCGACACTGGCCGCAGGATTGCGCCATGTGGAAAACGAGGCGCCTGATATCGCCTTGGTCGATCTTGGCCTGCCGGATGGTTCCGGCATCGATTTGATCCATGCCATCCACCGCCGCCACCCCGATTGCCAAATCGTGGTCACCACCATCTTCGCCGATGATCATCACCTCTTCCCCGCGCTGCGCGCGGGTGCCGATGGCTACCTGCTGAAAGATCAACCGCACGAGAAAACCGCGCAGGCGTTGCGTGGCATTGCCGCAGGCGAACCGCCATTGTCGGCGAGTATCGCGCGACGCTTGTTGCGCGTATTCGATACCGAAGCCGCCAGTCCGGAGGCAAGTGACATCACACTTACGCCTCGCGAACGCGAAACACTGGCATTGATCGCCAAGGGCTACAAGATCGCCGAAGTCGCCGCCCAGCTTGGCGTCAGCTACCACACAGCGCACGAGTTCATCAAAAGCATCTATCGCAAACTGAAGGTCAACAGCCGCGCCGAAGCCGCGCTGGAAGCCACCCGCCTCGGCCTGGTGAATCCGCATGCCTGA
- a CDS encoding serine/threonine-protein kinase yields MPDPNLVAESNEPAATLPARIGPYRILGILGEGASGRVYLAEETEPSREIALKVLRTASLPAEARLRFRREAELLARLEHPAIARLYAAGVADTEAGPLPWLAMERVQGHDLLTWANAQPAPSIDAKLALLAEIGRAVHYAHSRGIVHRDLKPANILVDANGQPHVLDFGVAHMTREDAAMTMDGQVLGTVPYMSTEQLAGSRAADDPRSDVYALGVIAYQLLSGVLPYPGLSTSTVMEAIAVLRDARAERLSLHLPQARGDTETVVMKAMAAEATQRYGTAAELAEELDRVRQRQPIIARAPTAGYLLRLFVRRHRALSAAIAVAALALVIGSVVSIRYGMLEARARAEADTRAAQLDASNAFLENILAGSDPEVLRGHPPSLREFLDAARVSLDNDHSVPMPVRALVARTMGLTFARSGDVEQGLALIASAQAALDATPGTDTYTRNRLRLAHAEVFSAAGRYAGALQLLQPLLAEPQPRDKLGQRLWLEARSQAVTDTATLGQTQQAISAITPLRADSERLLGLDDKLSLAIASQAIQLRHQSGDGKGALADYEALLPVLQKTLGPYHPDTFTARLAQAAIVRELGDLPRSEALTRALMADLDRTLGPRHMLTITTHFMLAAALQSQDPASTEAVALMRGVLAQYRAQLGPDHHYTLSAMSALAVFLQKQNRYEEAAALSRQALESAQRQGFADGPETLSHENAYALSLMHLGRLKEACTRFDALVPRARKALGEAHLQTITFTANAGECLLRAHEPARALALLEPDYQLAVKHLGPAHPQTALTSQRLADAYRTLGMQAKAGALLRADLK; encoded by the coding sequence ATGCCTGACCCGAACCTTGTCGCTGAATCGAACGAACCCGCAGCAACGTTGCCAGCACGCATCGGCCCCTACCGCATCCTCGGAATCCTGGGCGAAGGCGCGAGTGGGCGCGTGTACCTGGCCGAGGAAACCGAACCTTCGCGCGAAATCGCGTTGAAAGTACTGCGCACCGCCAGCCTGCCAGCCGAAGCGCGCCTGCGCTTTCGCCGCGAGGCGGAATTGCTGGCCCGGCTGGAGCACCCTGCCATCGCCCGCCTGTACGCCGCGGGCGTGGCCGACACCGAAGCAGGCCCATTGCCCTGGCTTGCGATGGAACGCGTGCAGGGCCACGACCTGCTGACTTGGGCGAACGCGCAACCGGCACCCAGCATCGACGCGAAGCTCGCGCTGCTGGCAGAAATCGGCCGCGCCGTGCATTACGCACATAGCCGCGGCATCGTCCACCGCGACCTCAAGCCCGCCAACATTCTGGTAGACGCGAACGGCCAGCCGCACGTGCTCGATTTCGGCGTTGCCCACATGACCCGCGAGGACGCGGCGATGACCATGGATGGCCAGGTGCTGGGCACCGTGCCGTACATGAGCACCGAGCAACTCGCAGGTTCGCGCGCGGCCGACGATCCGCGCAGCGATGTGTATGCGCTTGGCGTGATCGCCTATCAGTTACTCAGCGGCGTACTGCCCTATCCCGGGCTGTCCACTTCGACGGTCATGGAAGCCATCGCGGTACTGCGCGATGCGCGCGCCGAACGCTTGTCGCTGCATCTTCCGCAAGCACGCGGCGACACCGAAACCGTGGTGATGAAGGCGATGGCCGCCGAGGCCACGCAGCGCTACGGCACTGCCGCCGAACTGGCCGAGGAACTGGATCGTGTGCGCCAGCGCCAACCGATCATCGCCCGCGCCCCGACTGCCGGCTATCTGCTCAGGCTGTTCGTGCGGCGCCATCGTGCGTTGTCGGCCGCAATCGCGGTGGCGGCATTGGCGCTTGTCATCGGCAGCGTTGTCTCGATCCGTTACGGGATGTTGGAAGCGCGCGCCCGCGCCGAGGCGGATACCCGCGCAGCGCAGCTGGATGCATCGAATGCATTCCTTGAAAACATCCTGGCGGGTTCCGATCCTGAAGTCCTGCGCGGGCACCCGCCCAGCCTGCGCGAGTTCCTCGATGCCGCGCGGGTCTCCCTGGATAATGATCACTCGGTCCCCATGCCAGTGCGCGCCCTGGTTGCGCGCACGATGGGCCTGACCTTTGCGCGGAGCGGCGATGTCGAACAGGGCTTGGCACTCATCGCTTCTGCGCAGGCTGCGCTCGATGCAACGCCGGGGACCGATACCTACACCCGCAACCGCCTGCGCCTGGCGCATGCGGAAGTGTTCAGCGCTGCAGGACGATATGCCGGCGCCTTGCAGCTGCTACAGCCATTGCTGGCCGAACCGCAACCGCGCGACAAGCTTGGACAACGGTTATGGCTGGAGGCGCGCTCCCAGGCCGTCACCGATACCGCTACCCTGGGCCAAACACAGCAGGCCATCTCGGCCATCACACCGCTGCGTGCAGATTCCGAACGCCTGCTCGGCCTTGACGACAAACTGAGCCTGGCGATCGCTTCCCAGGCCATCCAGTTGCGCCATCAATCCGGCGACGGCAAGGGCGCGCTCGCCGACTACGAAGCCCTGTTGCCTGTTCTGCAAAAAACGCTAGGCCCATACCATCCGGATACATTCACAGCACGCCTCGCACAAGCAGCCATCGTTCGCGAATTGGGCGATCTCCCCCGTTCCGAGGCGCTCACGCGGGCACTGATGGCCGATCTCGACCGCACGCTCGGCCCGCGCCACATGCTCACCATCACCACCCACTTCATGCTGGCGGCAGCACTGCAATCGCAGGATCCGGCATCGACCGAGGCCGTGGCGCTGATGCGCGGCGTACTCGCGCAATACCGTGCGCAACTCGGGCCTGACCATCACTACACGCTGAGCGCGATGAGCGCACTGGCCGTATTCCTGCAGAAACAAAACCGTTACGAGGAAGCCGCGGCGCTATCGCGCCAAGCATTGGAATCGGCGCAACGGCAGGGTTTTGCCGACGGACCGGAAACGCTTTCGCACGAGAACGCCTACGCACTGAGCCTGATGCATCTTGGGCGCCTCAAGGAAGCCTGCACGCGCTTCGATGCGCTCGTTCCACGCGCACGCAAGGCGCTCGGCGAGGCCCATCTACAGACCATCACTTTCACCGCCAATGCCGGCGAATGCCTGTTGCGCGCACATGAGCCTGCACGGGCACTTGCCTTGCTGGAGCCGGATTACCAGCTTGCCGTGAAGCATCTGGGTCCTGCCCACCCACAAACGGCGCTGACCAGCCAGCGGCTTGCCGATGCCTATCGCACGCTTGGGATGCAGGCCAAGGCCGGCGCCCTGCTGCGAGCCGACCTGAAATAA
- a CDS encoding ATP-binding protein has product MPWFAMLPALVFAMLALWFWRRQRVLRSQLDDLRETASAQLANERRQGAEDERKRLLDDLHDDIGAKLLTLIHTLEQPGQADLVRSVVQDFRDIVSRSHQDACTLLQALGEIREETEARLEAVGSCLDWEQHPDTPDPNLDEQQTLHLFRIAREAVTNALRHGHASRVRMRVRAIGHELLFDVTDDGPGLASNAGRADGRGVIGMRHRAEALNGSVGWEPGTTGGTKVILRFPLPAAPTEPV; this is encoded by the coding sequence ATGCCCTGGTTTGCCATGTTGCCCGCCCTCGTCTTCGCGATGCTCGCGCTGTGGTTTTGGCGCCGCCAGCGGGTACTGCGCTCGCAACTCGACGACTTGCGCGAGACGGCTTCCGCCCAACTGGCCAACGAACGCCGCCAAGGCGCGGAAGACGAACGCAAGCGCCTGCTGGATGACCTTCACGACGATATCGGCGCCAAATTGCTGACCCTGATCCATACCCTGGAACAACCCGGACAGGCCGACCTGGTGCGGTCCGTCGTGCAGGACTTTCGCGACATCGTCAGCCGCAGCCACCAGGACGCATGCACCTTGCTGCAAGCGCTGGGCGAAATCCGCGAAGAAACCGAGGCCCGCCTGGAGGCGGTTGGCAGTTGCCTCGACTGGGAACAGCATCCGGACACGCCAGACCCGAACCTGGACGAACAGCAGACGCTGCACCTGTTCCGTATTGCGCGTGAGGCCGTGACCAACGCCTTGCGGCACGGCCATGCCAGCCGGGTACGCATGCGCGTCCGCGCGATCGGCCACGAACTGCTGTTCGATGTGACCGACGACGGCCCTGGACTGGCTTCGAATGCAGGCAGGGCGGACGGCCGTGGCGTTATCGGCATGCGCCACCGCGCCGAGGCCCTGAACGGCAGCGTCGGCTGGGAACCCGGCACGACCGGCGGCACCAAGGTGATCCTGCGGTTCCCGCTGCCAGCGGCACCCACCGAACCGGTATAA